The Streptomyces uncialis genomic interval CGACCTGGTAGGGGCCGAAGGTGATGACGGCTCGCGCGCCGGAGCGTTTGAGCAGGGCGACGCCCTGCGGGCCCAGATCGTGGGCGCCGGGGGCGAGGACGGCGACGGGCCGCAGTTCGGCCCAGGCGCGGGCCGCCTCCTCACCGGTCAGTCCGACCCGGCCGTACTGGACGACCGTGTAGTCCAACCGGCTGAGGGACCACTGGAGTTCACTGAGGAAGCGGTTGTAGAGCGGTCCGACGGAGACCGCCGGGGTGGGCATGAGGACCATCCGGCTGTGCCCGGCGCGCAGACTGCGGGCCGCGGCGTGCGGGACGTAGCCGAGTTCCTTGGCGGCTTCATGGACGCGCCGCCGGGTGGGTTCGCTGATCCGCACGGCGTTGGTGTTGTTGAGGACATAGGAGACGGTGGCCCGGGAGACGCCCGCGAGGCGTGCCACATCGGCGCTGGTGGGCACTGCGCGGGTCAGGGGCCGTGGAGACGAACGGGACTGCGGGACGACCTGGTCGGATGAGGACCTGGTGACATTGACGGACCTCGTCGGAGGGGAGTCCTGGCGGGAGGCAAGCGCACGCCGTGGAACGGGCTCCCGTGCGGCGGACTGTTCGGGTACACGCACTAAGGGCTGCTCGGGTATCTGCACCATGACGCTCCGCATCCTTCCATGGGTCCGAGCGATGATTTCGGCCTACCCGGAACCAGCCAACTGCCCCTGCCCCCAAGGCATTCGGTGCATGACACACGCTCCGGTCCGCTCGCCGGGCGAGGGACACCGTCCCGCGCACGAGGACCCCAGCTCACATGCGCGAGGACGCCCGTCGTGCGCACGAGGGCACCGTTCCCGTGTGCGAGGACCCGGCCCGCGCGAGGAGCGCCGTACGCCGCACACCACCGCACCGCCACCCGGCCGGTGCCCCCGAAGCGGCACGCCCGCCCATGAGCCCGGCGCCCGGCGGACCCCGGGCGCCGCCAAGCCCTACCGTGGCCCTCATGACCGCTCATCACGAGGACCCCGCGGCCCCGGGCCGCTCCGGCCCGCACGCCACCGCCGACGCCGCGCCCGACTCCGTGCGCCGGGTCCGTACCGAGTACGCGCCCGACCACGACGGCGACCCGGACCCCGGGGAGATTGTGTGGACCTGGGTGCCGTACGAGGAGAACGACGGACGGGGCAAGGACCGTCCGGTGCTGGTCGTCGCCCGGGAGGCGGGCGGCACCCTGCTGGCCGTACCGCTGTCGAGCAGACGTCATGACCGGGACCGGGAGTGGGTGCCGATCGGCAGCGGGCCGTGGGACCGGGAGGGCCGGGACTCCTGGGCGGGTCTCGACCGGGTGCTGAGGGTCCACGAGGACGGGATGCGCCGTGAGGCGTGCGCGCTGGACCCGACACTTTTCGGCCAGGTGGCCGCACGGCTGCGGGAGCGCTACGGCTGGTCCTGAGCGGCCCGCGGCGCCCGCCGGTGCCCTGACCGGGGCCCGATGGCGTCGGCGCGGGAGTTCCTCCCCGCGGCGGCGCCCGCGGTCGCGCGCTCCCGCGCGCTCACCCATGCTGGTGCTCGGTTCCCGCACCGGGGTCGCGCCCCGGCCGCAGGTTCATGGTGGACGGTCCGTGCACATATGTCCCGGGCACCATTGCCGCGGCCGAGGTGCGCTCTTGTGCGGGCGGCCTTGAGCGTCTTGGGTGGGACGAGTACCGCCGAACCGGGCCATCCCCGGCCCGGTCGGCCCATGGTTCTCCACCCGAGGATCTGGAGGGTCCCCAGCATGACCGAGGGAGACTGTACGCCGTCCGCCGTGCTGGTCGCGGACGCGGATGTCGAGGCGCTGGTGCGCGGCATCTGCTTCAAGACCGGCCCACCCCGCGCGATCGGGGTCGAACTGGAATGGCTGGTCCAACCGGCCGGACGACCGCACGAACCGGTAGCACCCGACCGTCTGGACGCCGCCTACGCGGCACTGCGCGACCTGTCCCTGAGTTCGGCGCTGACCGTCG includes:
- a CDS encoding type II toxin-antitoxin system PemK/MazF family toxin, with the translated sequence MTAHHEDPAAPGRSGPHATADAAPDSVRRVRTEYAPDHDGDPDPGEIVWTWVPYEENDGRGKDRPVLVVAREAGGTLLAVPLSSRRHDRDREWVPIGSGPWDREGRDSWAGLDRVLRVHEDGMRREACALDPTLFGQVAARLRERYGWS